A region from the Colwellia sp. PAMC 21821 genome encodes:
- a CDS encoding HAD-IIB family hydrolase, translated as MTTKKAIIFSDLDGTLLDHYNYQSTAADLTLQQLRSANIPVILNTSKTFAELEVIHAELKLDTPFIIENGAAIFIPINTFNSQPEDTEIIGNYWVKSFCLPRQHWLNLLSVLSREYSQYYRGFTSLSVAELSSITGLNLAQAERAKQRQYGEAIQWLGDKVTKKAFIEHLVELGASVVHGGRFIHVGGFCDKGQALIWLTEKYREHYDNSSVYTIALGDGENDTPMLDAADIAVQIRSPVHDFPLLYRQYKTSQSRAYGPKGWAESIQQLLAEQLLAAQQSSHSI; from the coding sequence ATGACTACTAAAAAAGCCATTATATTCAGCGATTTAGACGGCACATTACTTGACCATTACAATTATCAATCAACGGCTGCTGATCTAACACTGCAACAATTACGCAGTGCCAACATTCCGGTGATTTTAAATACCAGTAAAACATTTGCTGAACTTGAAGTAATTCATGCTGAACTCAAACTTGATACGCCATTTATTATCGAGAATGGCGCCGCTATATTCATCCCAATCAACACCTTTAATTCACAGCCCGAAGATACCGAGATTATCGGTAACTATTGGGTTAAATCGTTCTGCTTACCTAGGCAGCATTGGCTAAATTTACTTTCGGTGCTTAGTCGTGAATATAGTCAGTATTATCGAGGATTTACATCGTTATCGGTCGCAGAGTTAAGCAGCATAACGGGTTTAAATTTAGCACAAGCTGAACGAGCAAAGCAGCGACAATACGGTGAAGCAATACAATGGTTGGGTGATAAGGTAACAAAAAAAGCCTTTATAGAACATCTAGTTGAATTAGGCGCTAGCGTCGTTCATGGCGGAAGGTTTATCCATGTGGGAGGCTTTTGTGACAAAGGCCAAGCACTTATTTGGTTAACCGAGAAATATCGAGAGCATTACGATAACAGTTCGGTCTACACCATTGCCTTAGGTGACGGTGAAAATGACACGCCCATGTTAGACGCGGCAGACATAGCTGTGCAAATACGCTCACCCGTTCATGATTTCCCGCTATTGTATCGACAATATAAAACTAGTCAAAGCCGAGCATATGGCCCCAAAGGCTGGGCAGAATCGATACAGCAACTCCTGGCAGAGCAACTACTGGCTGCACAACAAAGTTCACACTCAATTTAA